In Streptomyces sp. NBC_00341, the DNA window CGCCGCCGACATCTCGCTGGGTGACGGGATCGTGCTGCGCGCGGTGATGTGGGTCGTTCTGACGGCGGTGACGATCGGCTATGTCATCCGGTACGCCAACCGCGTGCGCAAGGACCCGGACCGCTCGCTCTCCGGCTTCCTGCCCGGCGACCGCGAACACGCGGCGGCGGAGACGGACGAGCCGCCCGAACTCACCTCGCTCCACCGCCTGGTCCTGGTCCTGGTCGGTCTGACCTTCGCCTTCATGATCTTCTCCGTGGTCCCGTGGTCCAGCGCCCTCACCGGCAAGGCGGACGCCACCCCGTACGGCTTCGAGCTGGGCTGGTCCTTCCCGGAGCTCGCCGCGCTCTTCCTGGTGGCGGCCGTTCTCGTCGGCATCGTCGCCCGGTTCGGTGAGCAGAAGATCAGCGCGACGGTCGTCCAGGGCGCCGCCGACTTCATCTCGCCCGCACTGGTCATCGTGCTGGCCCGCGGGGTCACGGTCATCATGAACAACTCCCGGATCACCGACACCGTCCTGCACTCCATCGAGGGCCTGGTCTCCGGCACCTCCTCCGCGGTGTTCGCGGTCGTCGTGTTCGTCGTCAACCTGCCGCTGGCCTTCCTCATCCCGTCCACCTCGGGGCACGCGACCCTGGCCATGCCGATTCTGGCCCCGCTGGCCGACTTCGCGGGCGTCTCGCGCGCCGTCGTCGTCACGGCCTGGCAGGCGGCCAGTGGCTGGATGAACCTGTGGGTGCCCACGACGGCGGTGACGATCGGCGGGGTGGCGCTGGCCAAGGTGGGCTACGACAAGTACCTGCGCTTCGTCTGGCCGCTGCTCGCCGTCCTGGCGGTGCTGATCTGCGCGTTCGTGGCGATGGGAGCGGTAGGGACATGAGGGATGCGAGGTGCGCGAGGGGTGCGGGGGAGGCGTGAGAGGGGCGTGAGGGCGGGGCCCGCGCGGTGATGGCCGGCGAGGCATAAGTGGTCTGTACCTATTGGTCTGAACCTATTGACGCGATGGTCCAGACCAATTAGTTTCCCCTGTGCTCCATGGAACGAAGGACACCAGCTCCCCCCTCAGGACCTCCTCACGGGTCCCTGCCACAAGGGAGAACCATGTTCGAGCACATGCCTCTCAGACGGAGAACGGCGACCGCACTGGTCGCCGCACTCGCCCTCCTACTCGCCCTGCTGTCCCTCCAGGCCACGCCCGCGCACGCGGCGGGCAAGCTGACGGCCACGTTCACCTCGGCCGACAACGGCCCCTGGTGGAAGGGGACGTACATCCTGCACAACGACACCGACGCCGCCGTCACCGGCTGGAGCCTCGAATTCGACCTGCCGTCCGGGGTCGCGATCAGCAGCTCCTACAACGGCACCGTCACCACCCAGGGCAGCCACATCACCGCGGTCAACGCCCACTACAACGGCACGGTCGCCGCACACAGCACCACCGAGCCGTACAGCTTCTGGTTCGTCGCCACCGGACCGATCACCGCGCCCACCGGCTGCCGGATCAACGGCGACAAGTGCGACGGCTCCGCGGACGCCCCGCCGGGCGCGCCCGCCGGGCTGAAGAAGACCGACGTCAGCGCCCGCACCGCCTCGCTGTCCTGGACGGCCGCCACCGCCGGGGACTTCCCCGTGGCCTCGTACGACATCCTGGCGGGAGGCAAGGTGATGGGCTCGGCCACCGCCGCGACCTCCGCCACGGTCACCGGCCTGACGCCCGCCACCGCCTACGCCTTCACCGTCCGGGCCAAGGACACCCGGGGCAACATGTCCGCCGCGAGCGCGCCGCTGACCGTCACCACCGTCGACCCGGCCACCGACACCTCCCCGCCGACGGCCCCCGGCGCGCTGCACTCCACCGCGACCGACTCCTCGTCCGTCACGCTGGCCTGGACCGCCGCCACGGACAACCAGCGGGTCGTCACGTACGACATCTACAAGGGCGGCGCCCTGGCCACCACGGTCTCCGGCACCACGACCACCGCCACCATCGGCGGACTGTCCCCCTCGACCTCGTACGCCTTCACGGTCAAGGCCCGCGACCCGGCGGACAACTCCTCGTCGGCCAGCAACACCCTCACGGTGAAGACCGACGACATCGTCGGCGCCGGCAACTACGCCAAGGTCGGCTACTTCGTCCAGTGGGGCATCTACGGCCGCCAGTACTTCGTGAAGAACCTCCAGGACTCCGGGGCCGCCGGCAAGCTCGACATCGTCAACTACGCCTTCGCCAACATCGATCCCAACAACCTCACCTGCCTGAACGGCGTCACCAAGGGCACCACCGCCGACCCCGAGGACCCCGAGCAGG includes these proteins:
- a CDS encoding YfcC family protein, translated to MDTGTPTEEKPPQGRKFVFPSALTVLVVVTLAVWALAFLIPSGAYDRTKAGAPIQGTYHRVPSGQSVVDRLNDLFLSPVNGLYGVQDVKTGQVGPDLAGELYGSAGVFLFVIAIGAFITVVFATGALDLGIGRLAHRLRERGALLIAGVMLVFSLLGTVEGFAEETLGFYGLIVPLMLALGYDRMVATGTIILGAGVGVLCSTVNPFATGVASAAADISLGDGIVLRAVMWVVLTAVTIGYVIRYANRVRKDPDRSLSGFLPGDREHAAAETDEPPELTSLHRLVLVLVGLTFAFMIFSVVPWSSALTGKADATPYGFELGWSFPELAALFLVAAVLVGIVARFGEQKISATVVQGAADFISPALVIVLARGVTVIMNNSRITDTVLHSIEGLVSGTSSAVFAVVVFVVNLPLAFLIPSTSGHATLAMPILAPLADFAGVSRAVVVTAWQAASGWMNLWVPTTAVTIGGVALAKVGYDKYLRFVWPLLAVLAVLICAFVAMGAVGT
- a CDS encoding glycosyl hydrolase family 18 protein, whose amino-acid sequence is MFEHMPLRRRTATALVAALALLLALLSLQATPAHAAGKLTATFTSADNGPWWKGTYILHNDTDAAVTGWSLEFDLPSGVAISSSYNGTVTTQGSHITAVNAHYNGTVAAHSTTEPYSFWFVATGPITAPTGCRINGDKCDGSADAPPGAPAGLKKTDVSARTASLSWTAATAGDFPVASYDILAGGKVMGSATAATSATVTGLTPATAYAFTVRAKDTRGNMSAASAPLTVTTVDPATDTSPPTAPGALHSTATDSSSVTLAWTAATDNQRVVTYDIYKGGALATTVSGTTTTATIGGLSPSTSYAFTVKARDPADNSSSASNTLTVKTDDIVGAGNYAKVGYFVQWGIYGRQYFVKNLQDSGAAGKLDIVNYAFANIDPNNLTCLNGVTKGTTADPEDPEQGTGAGDADADYTRPFSAAQSVDGVADDGWGKLRGNFNQLKKLKKLHPNLKIVVSLGGWTYSKYFSDVAASDAARKKFVSSCIDMYIKGNLPEYGGAGGPGTAAGIFDGFDIDWEWPGTGTGHPGNHYSPNDKNNLTLLLAEFRKQLDALGGGHRLLTAFTPADPQKIGDGWDLGKVFDSLDVANVQGYDFHGSGSDNSWEPDRTGHQANLYNDEQDPYDFHFSADTAIKAYTDAGVEPRKLTLGIPFYGRGWQNVTDGGAAGEWQSAGGAAPGQFAEEAGTRGYSNLIGAYPTMAVHHDEQSISTYGYTGNQWWSFDDTWSIGKKTAYVKDKGLLGVMVWEMSGDTPQGTLLGALDSGLK